The proteins below come from a single Triticum aestivum cultivar Chinese Spring chromosome 5D, IWGSC CS RefSeq v2.1, whole genome shotgun sequence genomic window:
- the LOC123123790 gene encoding serine/arginine repetitive matrix protein 1, which translates to MSRCFPFPPPGYVKTARPDAHLASPLLDKEKHKEKKHKKDKKDKDKKEKKDKERSKDKHRDKKDRKEKHKDKKKDKSKDKSRESEGTDRHGEALLGQKFGESSRKSEEIKDPIFREELVRKTQDQKGVENRAVNNFTISNDRSREGFSAAPALENDRTAVNKMRIHSIDASRRSEGLGQQTITINQQKNGTSIRRSENLNSSSQGGSDGFSTTPMVEKERVKVTRPPSNSTDSVPRKEGTGQRISNISILVQKRTESPNKETAKKEIGTSSPLLRSPANALHKGNGKVGRPVDSAPTSMQRFESPSTSGASTGMDRSLPRSTIPSPSITIRRPNGMVRPTENFSISATKPNAGGVSPAMGKEKGPGGRMPQNTVSADQKLVGAKPPAVGKEKEPGGRVLHPCVSTDQKQVDSKSPAVEKIAVGRAERVEKVRDGASDDTKKEDKKRERHEKKKRKEKHKEKKKEKEAKKEKQEHNHKEHDKLRENSIDYQIDSLIDSLDTKPLTPPLAPPADDAKVILADENLKKRKNHEMNGYLQNHHEMRPTKLPRPAPSSNHVENGTASHVAAPPSSMKPDAMKIEKAERLPKKEEKVNGNKEAQQRPSLDSGLRDPLPNKKEEKVNGNKEAQQRPLVDTGLRDPLPKKEEKANVNKEAQQRPQVVTGLRDPLPKKEEKVTVSKEAQQRPAVVSGLRDPLPKKEEKVTVSKEAQQRPAVVSGHRDPGASSGNGAPARKSAHPDFKYLGQIYSIPEAPQIMECDYGDQDWLFDRCSTQPEKPKMETEADGVPQVWAEAMKIDPADVIALPYVIPF; encoded by the exons GAGaaacacaaggagaagaagcataAGAAGGACAAGAAGGACaaagataaaaaagaaaagaaggatAAAGAAAGGAGTAAAGATAAGCACAGAGATAAAAAAGATCGCAAAGAGAAGCAcaaagacaagaaaaaggacaagagcAAAGATAAAAGCAGGGAATCTGAAGGGACTGACAGACATGGTGAGGCTCTCCTTGGTCAGAAGTTTGGAGAGAGCAGCAGGAAATCTGAAGAAATTAAGGACCCTATATTCAGGGAGGAACTGGTTAGAAAGACACAAGATCAGAAAGGGGTGGAGAATCGAGCTGTTAACAACTTCACTATTTCAAATGATCGAAGTCGTGAAGGTTTTAGTGCTGCACCTGCACTGGAGAATGACAGGACCGCAGTTAACAAAATGCGTATTCACTCTATTGATGCTTCAAGGAGAAGTGAGGGCTTGGGGCAACAGACCATCACTATCAATCAACAGAAAAATGGGACATCGATTCGACGCAGCGAGAACCTCAACAGTTCATCTCAAGGCGGCTCTGATGGCTTTAGTACGACACCTATGGTGGAGAAGGAAAGAGTCAAAGTCACGAGACCTCCCTCCAACTCTACTGATTCTGTGCCAAGGAAAGAGGGAACGGGGCAGCGTATCAGTAACATTAGCATACTGGTGCAGAAGAGAACTGAGAGCCCAAATAAAGAGACTGCAAAGAAAGAAATTGGCACCAGCTCTCCGTTGCTTCGAAGCCCTGCTAATGCTCTGCACAAGGGAAATGGTAAGGTTGGTCGTCCGGTGGATAGCGCACCAACATCCATGCAGAGGTTTGAGAGTCCATCAACATCTGGCGCATCAACAGGGATGGATAGAAGTCTACCTAGGTCAACTATCCCAAGCCCAAGCATTACAATCCGAAGGCCAAATGGGATGGTTCGGCCAACTGAAAACTTTTCCATTTCTGCTACTAAGCCCAATGCTGGAGGTGTTTCACCTGCCATGGGCAAGGAAAAGGGACCAGGTGGAAGAATGCCACAGAATACTGTTTCAGCTGATCAGAAACTGGTTGGTGCTAAGCCCCCAGCTGTGGGCAAGGAAAAGGAACCAGGTGGAAGAGTGCTGCATCCTTGTGTTTCAACTGATCAGAAACAGGTTGATTCTAAATCCCCAGCTGTGGAGAAAATTGCAGTTGGAAGAGCTGAAAGGGTGGAAAAGGTCAGAGATGGGGCATCTGATGATACAAAGAAAGAGGACAAAAAACGTGAGCGGCATGAGAAAAAGAAGAGGAAAGAGAAACacaaagagaagaaaaaggaaaaggaggcAAAGAAGGAGAAACAGGAACATAATCACAAAGAGCATGATAAGTTAAGAGAAAACAGTATAGATTATCAGATAGACAGTCTGATAGATAGTCTTGACACGAAGCCCTTAACCCCTCCCTTGGCTCCTCCAGCTGATGATGCTAAAGTTATCCTAGCTGATGAAAACCTGAAGAAGCGAAAGAACCACGAGATGAATGGTTACCTACAAA ACCATCATGAAATGCGGCCTACAAAGTTGCCGAGACCAGCCCCCTCCAGCAATCATGTGGAGAATGGTACAGCATCTCATGTAGCCGCGCCACCCTCTTCCATGAAGCCAGATGCCATGAAAATCGAAAAGGCTGAACGGCTCCCTAAGAAGGAAGAGAAGGTCAATGGCAACAAGGAAGCTCAGCAGCGACCTTCACTCGATTCAGGGCTTCGAGATCCTCTCCCTAATAAGAAGGAAGAGAAGGTCAATGGCAACAAGGAAGCTCAGCAGCGACCTTTGGTCGATACAGGGCTTCGAGATCCTCTCCCTAAGAAGGAAGAGAAGGCCAATGTCAACAAGGAAGCTCAGCAGCGACCTCAGGTCGTTACAGGGCTTCGAGATCCTCTCCCTAAGAAGGAAGAGAAGGTGACTGTCAGCAAGGAGGCTCAGCAGCGACCTGCGGTCGTTTCAGGGCTTCGAGATCCTCTCCCTAAGAAGGAAGAGAAGGTTACTGTCAGCAAGGAGGCTCAGCAGCGACCTGCGGTCGTTTCAGGGCATCGGGATCCTGGGGCATCATCTGGGAATGGCGCACCTGCTAGGAAGTCGGCTCACCCGGATTTCAAGTATCTGGGGCAGATATACAGCATCCCTGAAGCACCTCAGATCATGGAGTGCGACTACGGCGACCAGGACTGGCTGTTCGATCGATGTAGCACCCAGCCAGAGAAGCCCAAGATGGAGACGGAGGCCGACGGAGTGCCCCAAGTGTGGGCTGAGGCTATGAAAATCGACCCGGCCGACGTCATCGCTCTGCCATACGTCATTCCTTTCTGA